The Bacteroidales bacterium genome window below encodes:
- a CDS encoding tyrosine-type recombinase/integrase: MKQETLYLKIEAFTEYLILKRYSSKSIGSITSTVKRFLTWLENEGIEPEQTIYNDIMAYISYCKSKNNKQRSIQQTIIKINHYYKHLVIDGVLEENPASNIEIKGIKRRILHDILTNEELEQVYRSYKTETQAKEKNKMPPQTMQNIAKRRNKLILGLLIYQGLRTEEIAQLEIQDLKLREGKIFITGSRRTEERTLKLESHQIIDLLDYSNTTRKEILEIKQTPCTKLFPNLGSSENFSNIMQKLMKTLRSENPKVKDAKQLRASVIVNWLKTHNLRKTQHMAGHRYVSSTEVYQLSNLDDLTEEITKYHPII, translated from the coding sequence ATGAAGCAGGAAACTTTATACTTGAAAATTGAAGCTTTTACAGAATATCTAATATTAAAAAGATATAGCAGTAAATCAATAGGCAGCATTACATCAACAGTCAAACGTTTTTTAACGTGGCTTGAAAATGAAGGAATCGAACCGGAGCAAACAATTTATAATGATATAATGGCATACATAAGCTATTGCAAAAGCAAAAACAACAAGCAACGCAGCATACAGCAAACAATAATAAAAATAAATCATTATTACAAACACCTTGTTATTGATGGAGTATTAGAGGAAAACCCAGCCAGTAATATAGAAATAAAAGGAATAAAGCGAAGAATATTACACGACATACTCACAAACGAAGAATTAGAGCAAGTTTACCGAAGTTATAAAACAGAAACCCAAGCAAAAGAAAAAAATAAAATGCCACCGCAAACAATGCAAAACATAGCAAAGCGAAGAAATAAATTAATATTAGGACTATTAATTTATCAGGGTTTACGCACCGAAGAAATTGCACAACTTGAAATACAGGACTTAAAACTAAGAGAAGGAAAAATATTTATAACAGGAAGCAGACGAACAGAAGAAAGAACCCTGAAACTTGAATCGCATCAGATTATAGATTTACTTGATTACAGCAACACCACAAGAAAAGAAATATTAGAAATAAAACAAACCCCATGCACAAAGCTTTTTCCAAACTTAGGCAGTAGTGAAAACTTTAGCAACATCATGCAAAAGCTAATGAAAACACTAAGAAGCGAAAACCCAAAAGTAAAAGACGCAAAACAATTACGAGCATCAGTAATAGTAAACTGGTTAAAAACACACAATCTCCGTAAAACACAACACATGGCAGGACATCGTTACGTAAGCAGTACAGAAGTTTATCAATTAAGCAACTTAGACGATTTAACCGAAGAAATAACAAAGTATCACCCGATTATATGA
- a CDS encoding tyrosine-type recombinase/integrase, with protein sequence MKHLPINSPAYKYIEQSFKEWLDIIGFAPSSVYNMPNCIRELLHYMEKQGRTQIKDIDNKTIKQYYNELKTRPNLRRGGGLSTSYLQKHQQAIYNFLKYLRQSGRLTISKLYLPRETEEDKITTVLTQEEVRQIYKAVNDFPYIRGRVPVWQNEVLSIRDLAMLTIFYACGLRRNEGVQLDISDILFDKKLIYVRKGKNYKERYVPVNAKGINYLQNYLYDSRPLFLKDSKTEAFFITQRGKRITGQAMLLRLKLLIQRTENAELQQKEIGLHTLRHSIATHLLEAGMKLESIAKFLGHSSLESTQIYTHLLESTNEAGNFILEN encoded by the coding sequence ATGAAACACTTACCAATCAACAGCCCCGCATATAAATACATTGAACAAAGCTTCAAAGAGTGGCTTGATATAATCGGCTTTGCCCCATCAAGCGTTTATAATATGCCAAATTGCATAAGAGAATTACTGCACTACATGGAGAAACAGGGAAGAACACAAATAAAAGACATAGACAACAAAACAATAAAGCAATATTATAACGAACTCAAAACACGCCCAAACCTACGGCGTGGGGGCGGATTAAGTACAAGCTATCTGCAAAAACATCAACAGGCAATATATAACTTTCTAAAATATTTAAGACAATCAGGGCGGCTCACAATCTCAAAACTATATTTACCAAGAGAAACCGAAGAAGATAAAATAACAACAGTATTAACACAAGAAGAAGTCAGGCAAATTTATAAAGCAGTAAACGATTTTCCTTATATAAGAGGAAGAGTTCCTGTATGGCAAAACGAAGTATTATCAATAAGAGATTTAGCAATGTTGACAATTTTTTACGCTTGCGGATTAAGACGAAATGAAGGGGTGCAGCTTGATATAAGCGACATACTTTTTGATAAAAAATTAATATATGTAAGAAAAGGCAAGAACTACAAAGAACGCTATGTTCCTGTAAATGCAAAAGGAATAAACTATTTACAGAATTATTTATATGACTCAAGACCACTATTTTTAAAGGATAGCAAAACAGAAGCTTTTTTTATAACGCAAAGAGGCAAGCGAATAACAGGACAAGCAATGTTATTACGATTAAAATTATTAATACAAAGAACTGAAAACGCAGAATTACAACAAAAAGAAATCGGCTTACACACGCTGCGCCACTCAATAGCGACACACCTTTTAGAAGCAGGAATGAAACTCGAATCCATTGCAAAATTTTTAGGACACTCAAGTTTAGAATCAACACAAATCTATACACACTTACTTGAATCAACAAATGAAGCAGGAAACTTTATACTTGAAAATTGA